A genomic region of Bacillota bacterium contains the following coding sequences:
- a CDS encoding glycosyltransferase family 4 protein, with amino-acid sequence MSKIWIFNHYAMAPPYGTMLRHYDFAKYLMKAGHDVTIFAASVTHNTEHNYIKDNSLYLEKLIDGRRFVFVGTSPYSDNSLSRIRNMLEFYLNLKKVVRRFPPPDIIYASSPQLLVLHAGIRLARRLGVPCVSEVRDLWPESIVEYNDISRSNPIIQALYIMEKYIYRRSDAIIFTTEGMYDYIRHKGWDDSVDESKCHYINNGVDLKVFSEEIRAFPLQDADLAREDTFKVVYCGSIRRANNIDLLVDCAAELQKRPDTAHIQFLIYGDGSYRKVLEQRSRELKLDNICFKGFVEKRHIPYVLSRSDLNVLNYRASDTQRYGSSANKLFEYLAAGHPVLANIDEGKYPIISRYRCGEVLADRSISAYADAVERFARMDTETYEEYCRNALQTAQLFDIPNLARRLEEVLNACITDRKEQR; translated from the coding sequence ATGAGTAAAATATGGATTTTTAACCACTACGCCATGGCTCCTCCCTACGGTACAATGTTGAGGCATTACGACTTTGCCAAATACCTCATGAAGGCGGGCCACGATGTCACGATCTTTGCCGCAAGCGTTACTCACAACACGGAGCATAATTATATAAAAGATAACAGCCTCTACCTGGAAAAACTGATCGATGGCCGCCGCTTTGTGTTTGTTGGCACTTCACCCTATAGTGACAACAGTTTGTCACGCATCCGGAACATGCTGGAATTCTACCTGAATCTGAAAAAGGTGGTTCGCCGATTCCCACCTCCCGACATCATCTATGCGTCTTCGCCTCAACTATTGGTTCTCCATGCCGGAATACGGCTGGCCCGGCGTCTTGGTGTACCCTGTGTCAGCGAGGTGCGTGACCTCTGGCCCGAATCAATTGTTGAATACAACGACATTTCTCGCAGCAACCCGATTATCCAGGCGCTTTACATCATGGAAAAATATATCTACCGGCGTTCCGATGCCATCATTTTTACCACGGAGGGCATGTATGATTATATCCGGCACAAGGGGTGGGATGACAGTGTGGATGAAAGCAAGTGTCACTATATCAACAATGGCGTTGATTTGAAGGTTTTTTCCGAAGAAATACGGGCATTTCCCCTTCAAGACGCCGATCTTGCCCGGGAGGACACCTTCAAAGTGGTCTACTGTGGCAGCATCCGCCGGGCCAACAATATTGACTTGTTGGTGGATTGTGCGGCAGAGCTGCAAAAGCGGCCAGATACTGCGCATATTCAATTTTTGATTTACGGGGATGGTTCCTATCGCAAGGTTCTGGAGCAACGATCCCGAGAATTGAAACTGGACAACATCTGTTTCAAGGGTTTCGTGGAAAAACGCCATATACCCTATGTCCTTTCACGCAGTGACCTCAATGTGCTCAATTATCGGGCATCGGACACTCAACGTTATGGCAGCAGTGCCAACAAACTGTTTGAATACCTTGCTGCCGGCCATCCCGTGCTGGCCAACATTGATGAGGGCAAGTACCCCATTATTTCCAGGTACAGGTGCGGCGAGGTGCTGGCCGATCGATCCATTTCTGCATATGCCGATGCTGTGGAACGGTTTGCCCGTATGGACACTGAAACCTATGAAGAATACTGTCGGAATGCATTGCAGACTGCGCAGTTGTTTGACATCCCCAATCTGGCCCGGCGCCTCGAGGAAGTTTTGAACGCTTGCATCACGGACAGGAAAGAACAAAGATAA
- a CDS encoding cellulase family glycosylhydrolase: MSIRRKEKLMMRKYISCIMIFVLVILLMPLAGCSKEEEQPPGHSEFLTAYGKDLYFHDKPVQLVGTNAGGWLVTENWMCPLDDCDGDMPDQKTLIDVLTRRFGAEGCQELLDIYMDHWWQESDFDRIKGLGMNAIRLPFSYLNLLNPDNTWKEDAFERMDWFIKCCADREIFVILDLHGAPGSQNGQHHSGDSSQSALFSDEKNMALTEEIWVTVASRYKDDTWVAGYGLLNEPEGGYQEGKTTSVQWDFFDRLYRAIREVDGHHPIFMNSCWLTFNLPRPDRYGWENVVYEYHNYCWPGQNNVIVNWFFVNGIKLFDKLTNHAVPTLIGEFTFFDRRACWEYGLSAYHDRGWSWTTWTYKVCNNSNAWGLYNQADTATVDVYNDSYEEIAEKWSRMGTDQFITTSTYDVLEDFLTER; this comes from the coding sequence ATGTCCATAAGAAGAAAGGAAAAATTGATGATGCGCAAATACATATCCTGTATCATGATTTTTGTTCTGGTGATTTTGTTGATGCCCCTGGCCGGTTGTTCGAAGGAGGAGGAACAACCCCCCGGCCACAGTGAATTTTTAACTGCATACGGCAAAGATCTTTATTTCCACGATAAACCAGTTCAACTGGTCGGCACGAATGCAGGCGGTTGGCTGGTAACTGAAAATTGGATGTGCCCCCTGGATGATTGCGATGGCGATATGCCTGACCAGAAAACCCTGATCGACGTTCTGACCCGGCGGTTTGGCGCAGAAGGTTGCCAGGAACTTCTGGATATCTACATGGACCATTGGTGGCAGGAAAGTGATTTCGATCGTATCAAAGGCCTTGGCATGAACGCAATAAGGCTGCCTTTTTCATATTTGAACCTTTTGAACCCGGATAACACCTGGAAAGAAGATGCATTTGAACGTATGGACTGGTTCATCAAATGTTGCGCTGACAGGGAGATCTTTGTCATCCTCGACCTGCACGGTGCTCCGGGCAGCCAGAATGGCCAGCACCACAGCGGTGACAGCAGTCAATCGGCTCTTTTTTCTGATGAAAAAAACATGGCCCTGACCGAGGAAATATGGGTAACCGTTGCTTCACGCTACAAAGATGACACCTGGGTCGCCGGGTACGGCCTTCTCAATGAACCTGAAGGCGGATATCAGGAAGGCAAGACCACATCGGTGCAATGGGATTTTTTTGATCGTCTCTACAGGGCAATACGTGAGGTGGATGGCCATCACCCCATCTTCATGAACAGTTGCTGGTTGACTTTCAACTTGCCGCGCCCTGACCGTTACGGGTGGGAGAATGTGGTGTATGAGTACCATAATTACTGCTGGCCGGGACAGAACAACGTCATCGTCAATTGGTTTTTTGTGAATGGTATCAAGTTGTTTGACAAACTGACCAACCATGCCGTGCCCACCCTCATCGGCGAATTTACCTTTTTTGATCGCCGTGCCTGCTGGGAATATGGATTGTCAGCCTATCATGATCGGGGTTGGTCATGGACAACGTGGACCTACAAGGTCTGCAACAATTCCAATGCCTGGGGGCTTTACAATCAAGCCGATACCGCTACCGTCGATGTTTACAATGACAGCTATGAAGAAATTGCTGAAAAATGGAGCCGCATGGGTACGGATCAATTCATCACCACTTCCACCTACGATGTACTGGAAGATTTTCTGACCGAAAGGTAA
- a CDS encoding NAD-dependent malic enzyme: MSIQEESLRLHEKWRGKIEVVSRVEVNDRKDLSLAYTPGVAEPCLAIKNDPGLSYLYTRRWNLVAVVTDGSAILGLGDIGAEAGMPVMEGKCVLFKSFAGVDAFPLCINSRDVDVIVETVSLISSSFGGINLEDISAPRCFEIERKLKGKCDIPVFHDDQHGTAVVTLAAMINALKIVGKRIEDISVVVNGSGSAGIAITRLLLKYGLQDIVLCDTGGAIFAGRPDLNFEKAAMARITNPLNKRGMLRDVIRGADVFIGVSAPGVVDRDMLRSMAREPIVFAMANPIPEIMPEEAKETGVKVMGTGRSDYPNQINNVLAFPGIFRGALDVRAADINDEMKIAASRAIAFLVDGNELDAKYILPEPFDDRVGSRVAAAVAGAARESGVARL; encoded by the coding sequence ATGTCTATACAGGAGGAGTCGCTGAGGCTGCATGAAAAGTGGAGAGGGAAGATAGAGGTGGTCAGCAGGGTGGAGGTCAATGACAGGAAGGATCTTTCACTGGCCTACACGCCGGGGGTAGCCGAACCCTGCCTGGCTATAAAAAACGACCCCGGCCTGTCATATCTGTACACCCGAAGGTGGAACCTGGTGGCGGTTGTAACCGATGGGTCGGCAATACTTGGCCTGGGCGATATAGGGGCAGAAGCGGGTATGCCGGTGATGGAAGGGAAATGCGTACTTTTCAAATCCTTTGCCGGTGTTGATGCTTTCCCGTTGTGTATAAACTCCCGGGATGTAGATGTGATAGTGGAGACGGTCAGTTTGATATCGAGTAGTTTCGGCGGTATCAACCTGGAGGATATTTCCGCACCGCGATGTTTTGAAATCGAGCGGAAGCTCAAGGGAAAGTGTGATATCCCGGTATTTCATGACGACCAGCATGGGACGGCTGTGGTAACTCTGGCCGCCATGATCAATGCTCTGAAAATTGTTGGTAAACGGATAGAGGATATATCCGTGGTGGTCAATGGTTCGGGTTCAGCCGGCATTGCCATTACCAGGCTTCTGCTCAAATATGGTTTGCAGGACATTGTCCTTTGCGACACCGGGGGGGCGATATTTGCTGGCCGCCCGGATCTCAATTTTGAAAAGGCTGCGATGGCCAGGATCACGAATCCCTTGAACAAGAGGGGAATGTTGAGAGATGTAATCAGGGGGGCGGATGTGTTTATCGGCGTTTCAGCTCCCGGTGTGGTTGACCGGGACATGTTAAGGAGCATGGCCCGTGAACCGATCGTTTTTGCCATGGCCAACCCGATCCCGGAAATAATGCCCGAAGAAGCAAAAGAAACAGGTGTAAAGGTGATGGGTACGGGGCGTTCCGATTATCCCAATCAGATCAACAATGTCCTTGCCTTTCCGGGGATATTCCGGGGAGCATTGGATGTCAGGGCCGCGGACATCAACGATGAGATGAAAATTGCCGCTTCCCGGGCGATAGCTTTCCTGGTAGACGGCAATGAACTGGACGCGAAATATATATTGCCCGAGCCGTTTGATGACCGGGTCGGCTCCAGAGTGGCAGCAGCGGTGGCCGGGGCCGCAAGAGAATCGGGCGTGGCCCGGTTATAA
- a CDS encoding MoaD/ThiS family protein — MATVKLFASLRELAGEKEFSTEATTIKEMLRQAGERYGPEFADRLKITTVLVNGNNIAHLQWKNTRLRSDDVVSLFPPLGGG, encoded by the coding sequence ATGGCTACGGTCAAATTGTTTGCCTCTCTGCGAGAACTTGCCGGGGAAAAAGAGTTTTCCACAGAGGCAACGACGATAAAAGAAATGCTCAGGCAGGCCGGGGAACGTTATGGACCCGAGTTTGCCGACAGGTTGAAAATTACCACCGTTCTGGTCAACGGGAACAATATTGCTCACCTGCAATGGAAAAACACGCGTTTGCGGAGCGATGACGTGGTCTCCCTGTTTCCGCCCCTGGGCGGTGGGTAA